A section of the Stenotrophomonas acidaminiphila genome encodes:
- a CDS encoding pteridine reductase (Involved in pteridine salvage and antifolate resistance): MTDPQRVALVTGSARRIGAVIARHLHAHGYRLALHAHQSGEELQALAFDLESERPGSVLAVQADLRDPRALPELVEEVVAHFGRLDALVNNASNFFPTPLGQVEVEQWDELFAVNARAPFFLAQAAAGHLRRQRGAIVNLTDLHASQPLRDHPAYSAAKAALEMTTRSLALELAPHVRVNAVAPGAILWPEQGKSEAAKQKLLERTPLARTGTPHEIAAAVRWLLDDAGYITGQTLRLDGGRTLT; encoded by the coding sequence ATGACGGATCCGCAACGGGTGGCTTTGGTGACGGGCAGCGCGCGCCGTATCGGCGCGGTCATCGCCCGTCACCTGCACGCCCATGGTTACCGGCTGGCGCTGCACGCGCACCAGTCGGGCGAGGAGCTGCAGGCGCTGGCCTTCGACCTGGAGAGCGAGCGTCCGGGCAGCGTGCTGGCGGTGCAGGCCGACCTGCGCGACCCACGGGCGCTGCCGGAGCTGGTCGAGGAGGTGGTGGCGCATTTCGGCCGGCTCGACGCGCTGGTCAACAATGCCTCCAACTTCTTCCCCACGCCGCTGGGCCAGGTCGAGGTCGAGCAGTGGGACGAGCTGTTCGCGGTCAACGCACGCGCGCCGTTCTTCCTGGCCCAGGCCGCCGCCGGGCACCTGCGCCGCCAACGCGGGGCCATCGTCAACCTGACCGACCTGCACGCCAGCCAGCCGCTGCGCGACCACCCCGCCTATTCGGCGGCCAAGGCCGCGCTGGAAATGACCACCCGTTCGCTGGCGCTGGAGCTGGCGCCGCACGTGCGGGTGAACGCGGTGGCGCCCGGCGCGATCCTGTGGCCGGAACAGGGCAAGAGCGAAGCCGCCAAGCAGAAGCTGCTGGAACGCACGCCGCTGGCGCGTACCGGCACCCCGCACGAGATCGCCGCGGCGGTGCGCTGGCTGCTCGACGATGCCGGTTACATCACCGGCCAGACGTTGCGGCTGGACGGTGGGCGCACGCTGACCTGA
- a CDS encoding response regulator has translation MSPLRTILIAEDSPADAEMAIDALRDARLANPIVHVEDGVETLDFLMRRGAYANREEGLPAVLLLDIKMPRMDGLEVLQRIRAEDELKRLPVVILSSSREESDLARSWDLGVNAYVVKPVDVDQFFNAVKTLGTFWAVINQAPELE, from the coding sequence ATGAGTCCCCTGCGTACCATCCTCATTGCCGAAGACAGCCCCGCCGACGCCGAAATGGCGATCGACGCGCTGCGCGACGCGCGCCTGGCCAATCCCATCGTGCACGTGGAGGACGGCGTGGAGACGCTGGATTTCCTGATGCGCCGCGGGGCGTATGCCAACCGCGAGGAGGGCCTGCCGGCGGTCCTGCTGCTGGACATCAAGATGCCGCGCATGGACGGGCTGGAAGTGCTGCAGCGCATCCGCGCCGAGGACGAGCTCAAGCGCCTGCCGGTGGTGATCCTGTCGTCCTCGCGCGAGGAAAGCGACCTGGCGCGCAGTTGGGACCTGGGCGTCAATGCCTACGTGGTCAAGCCGGTGGACGTCGACCAGTTCTTCAACGCGGTCAAGACGCTCGGCACCTTCTGGGCGGTCATCAACCAGGCCCCGGAGCTGGAGTAA
- a CDS encoding beta-hexosaminidase: protein MRRSAWLSLCLLALCQPARAGGDAIVPSLIPQPASMRVDAGAAAFAVDASTVVQAEGDAAMRVAGQLNGFLAKAGRTPLPIAARGQGARGIRLAVDPASGIPAEGYALSVGDDGITIRASSEAGLFHGAMTLWQLLTQSDAARVLLPAMRIEDAPRFPWRGYMLDSARHFQTPAQVRQLLDTMALHKLNVFHWHLTDDQGWRIEIKRHPRLTQVGGCRIPAGDAGIDPASGKPAPYCGWYSQDEIRDIVAHAAALHISVVPEIDMPGHATAAIAAYPALGTEGRQIPVSAHRGIHANLFNVDDATFDFLDGVFAEVAQLFPGRYIHVGGDEAIKTQWRASPRVQARMRTLGLADEDALQSWFIHRLEALVHAHGKRLIGWDEILDGGLAPDATVMSWRGIEGGLAAARQGHDVVMSPNADLYLDYLQTDSPDEPGGRPRPKLIPMERFYRFEPVPEALDADRRQHILGLQANMWTTDDVRFAAVEHNTFPRLLAVAETGWTPKAGKDYASFLQRLPAWTRRYAALGVGYARTPFRVLLADAPAGHDRATLQLSNPLGYPVRYTLDGSEPTLRSPLYTGPIEAALPVQLRGAAFAGGAALQPADRFEVTAASLRSRGNAQLQPCSAEGPVLRMQDDTVQADGRRALFNVAFMQPCWRWEQAPMTGAQRIEVRAGRLPYIIDQSEEENARRRYLPARSAHGELDIRAGSCDGDLIATAPLPAHPDADGFVTLRAPLLRRADRTEALCIRFSGDFRPDMWVVDRVTLR from the coding sequence ATGCGTCGATCCGCGTGGCTGTCCCTCTGCCTGCTGGCGCTGTGCCAGCCGGCCCGCGCCGGCGGCGACGCCATCGTCCCCTCGCTCATTCCACAACCGGCCTCGATGCGGGTCGATGCCGGTGCCGCGGCCTTCGCCGTGGATGCCAGCACCGTCGTGCAGGCCGAGGGCGACGCCGCGATGCGGGTTGCGGGCCAGCTCAACGGGTTCCTCGCAAAGGCCGGGCGCACGCCGCTGCCCATCGCCGCGCGCGGCCAAGGTGCACGCGGCATCCGCCTGGCTGTCGACCCGGCCAGCGGCATCCCGGCGGAAGGCTATGCGCTCAGCGTCGGCGACGACGGCATCACGATCCGCGCCAGCAGCGAGGCGGGCCTGTTCCATGGCGCGATGACCCTGTGGCAGCTGCTCACCCAGAGCGACGCGGCGCGGGTGCTGCTGCCGGCGATGCGCATCGAGGATGCGCCGCGCTTCCCGTGGCGCGGTTACATGCTGGATTCGGCCCGGCATTTCCAGACCCCGGCCCAGGTCAGGCAGCTGCTCGATACGATGGCGCTGCACAAGCTCAACGTGTTCCATTGGCACCTGACCGACGACCAGGGCTGGCGCATCGAGATCAAGCGCCATCCGCGATTGACCCAGGTCGGCGGATGCCGCATCCCCGCCGGCGACGCCGGCATCGATCCGGCCAGCGGCAAACCCGCGCCATACTGCGGCTGGTACTCGCAGGACGAGATCCGCGACATCGTCGCCCACGCCGCCGCGCTGCACATCAGCGTGGTGCCGGAGATCGACATGCCCGGCCATGCCACCGCCGCCATCGCCGCCTACCCGGCGCTGGGCACCGAGGGCCGGCAGATCCCGGTCTCGGCGCACCGCGGCATCCACGCCAACCTGTTCAACGTGGACGACGCCACATTCGACTTCCTCGACGGCGTGTTCGCCGAAGTCGCGCAGCTGTTCCCCGGCCGCTACATCCATGTCGGCGGCGACGAGGCCATCAAGACGCAATGGCGGGCATCGCCGCGCGTGCAGGCGCGCATGCGCACGCTCGGGCTGGCCGACGAGGATGCGCTGCAGAGCTGGTTCATCCACCGCCTGGAAGCGCTCGTGCACGCGCACGGCAAGCGCCTGATCGGCTGGGACGAGATCCTCGACGGCGGCCTGGCGCCCGACGCCACGGTGATGTCCTGGCGCGGCATCGAAGGCGGCCTGGCCGCGGCGCGCCAGGGCCACGACGTGGTGATGTCGCCCAACGCCGACCTGTACCTGGACTACCTGCAGACCGACTCGCCGGACGAGCCCGGCGGGCGCCCGCGGCCGAAGCTGATCCCGATGGAGCGGTTCTACCGCTTCGAGCCGGTGCCCGAGGCGCTGGACGCGGACCGGCGCCAGCACATCCTTGGCCTGCAGGCGAACATGTGGACCACCGACGACGTGCGTTTTGCCGCCGTCGAGCACAACACCTTCCCGCGCCTGCTGGCGGTGGCCGAGACCGGCTGGACGCCCAAGGCCGGCAAGGACTACGCCAGCTTCCTGCAGCGGCTGCCGGCCTGGACCCGGCGCTACGCCGCGTTGGGCGTCGGTTACGCACGCACTCCGTTCCGCGTGCTGCTGGCCGATGCGCCCGCCGGCCACGACAGGGCGACGCTGCAACTGTCCAATCCGCTCGGCTATCCGGTGCGCTACACGCTCGACGGCAGCGAGCCCACGCTGCGCTCGCCGCTGTACACCGGCCCCATCGAGGCCGCGCTGCCGGTGCAGCTGCGCGGCGCGGCCTTCGCCGGCGGCGCCGCGCTGCAGCCGGCGGACCGCTTCGAGGTGACCGCCGCCAGCCTGCGCAGCCGCGGCAACGCCCAGCTGCAGCCGTGCAGCGCCGAAGGCCCGGTGCTGCGCATGCAGGACGACACCGTGCAGGCCGACGGCCGGCGCGCCCTGTTCAACGTCGCCTTCATGCAGCCGTGCTGGCGCTGGGAGCAGGCGCCCATGACCGGCGCGCAGCGCATCGAAGTACGCGCCGGCCGCCTGCCCTACATCATCGACCAGAGCGAGGAAGAGAACGCCCGCCGCCGCTACCTGCCGGCGCGCAGCGCGCACGGCGAACTCGACATCCGCGCCGGCTCCTGCGACGGCGACCTCATCGCCACCGCTCCCCTCCCGGCACACCCCGACGCCGACGGCTTCGTCACCCTGCGCGCACCGCTGCTGCGCCGCGCCGACAGGACCGAAGCGCTGTGCATCCGCTTCAGCGGCGACTTCCGTCCGGACATGTGGGTGGTGGACAGAGTGACGCTGCGCTAG
- a CDS encoding glucokinase (catalyzes the conversion of ATP and D-glucose to ADP and D-glucose 6-phosphate) has product MAAPAVPLIAADVGGTHVRVGLVRATPGQAVDVIAYRRYRCADHAGLGQILADFHAHAPGARECVIASAGYALADGSVISANLPWPLSASRIRDDLGFEAVHLVNDFEAVAHAAAHIDGSQVLQLTGPAQAPRGPTLVVGPGTGLGAALWIPVGERSVVLATEAGQAALAAGTELEMAVLQHMLRNRSHVSIEHGALSGPGLLNLYNALCAVRGTAPVHATPDAVSAAACEGSDPLAVQTLELFCGILGSTIGDMALLYGVQGGIYLAGGILPKLGPFLIGSTFVERFLNKGPMAKALQRIPVKLVEHGQLGVIGAASWYLQHRST; this is encoded by the coding sequence ATCGCCGCGCCGGCCGTGCCGCTGATCGCCGCCGATGTCGGCGGCACCCATGTGCGGGTGGGGCTGGTCCGTGCCACGCCGGGCCAGGCCGTCGACGTGATCGCCTACCGCCGCTACCGCTGCGCCGACCACGCCGGGCTGGGCCAGATCCTGGCCGACTTCCACGCCCACGCCCCCGGCGCGCGCGAATGCGTCATCGCCAGCGCCGGCTACGCGCTGGCCGACGGCAGCGTGATCTCGGCCAACCTGCCGTGGCCGCTGTCGGCCAGCCGCATCCGCGACGACCTCGGCTTCGAGGCCGTGCACCTGGTCAACGATTTCGAGGCCGTCGCCCACGCCGCCGCCCATATCGACGGCAGCCAGGTGCTGCAGCTCACCGGCCCGGCGCAGGCGCCGCGCGGCCCCACCCTCGTCGTCGGCCCCGGCACCGGCCTGGGCGCCGCGCTCTGGATCCCCGTCGGCGAGCGCTCGGTCGTGCTCGCCACCGAAGCCGGGCAGGCCGCGCTGGCCGCCGGCACCGAACTGGAAATGGCCGTGCTGCAGCACATGCTGCGCAACCGCAGCCATGTCTCCATCGAGCACGGCGCGCTGTCCGGGCCCGGCCTGCTCAACCTCTACAACGCCCTGTGCGCGGTGCGCGGCACCGCGCCCGTGCACGCCACCCCCGACGCGGTCAGCGCCGCCGCCTGCGAGGGCAGCGACCCGCTCGCGGTCCAGACCCTGGAGCTGTTCTGCGGAATCCTCGGCTCCACCATCGGCGACATGGCCCTGCTCTACGGCGTGCAGGGCGGCATCTACCTGGCCGGCGGCATCCTGCCCAAGCTCGGCCCGTTCCTCATCGGCAGCACCTTCGTCGAGCGGTTCCTCAACAAGGGGCCCATGGCCAAGGCGCTGCAGCGCATCCCCGTGAAACTGGTCGAGCACGGGCAACTGGGCGTCATCGGCGCAGCCAGTTGGTACCTGCAGCACCGCAGCACCTGA
- a CDS encoding 2-amino-4-hydroxy-6-hydroxymethyldihydropteridine diphosphokinase: MTTVLLSLGSNVRPHHHLQAALRVLRGRFGQITVSPAYRTPAVGFDGPDFLNNAVMLDTGMPLLELDDWLHAVEDAHGRDRSGPRFSDRTLDIDVVYYGDLVVAGPGHLRIPRPELKHAFVLKPLADIAPDFIDPVRGLSLRQMWQAHPQHGDVFDTVELAD, encoded by the coding sequence ATGACGACCGTCCTACTGAGCCTGGGCAGCAACGTGCGCCCGCACCATCACCTGCAGGCGGCGCTGCGGGTGCTGCGCGGGCGCTTCGGGCAGATCACCGTTTCCCCGGCCTACCGCACCCCGGCGGTGGGCTTCGACGGCCCGGATTTCCTCAACAACGCGGTCATGCTCGACACCGGCATGCCGCTGCTGGAGCTGGACGACTGGCTGCATGCGGTCGAGGACGCGCACGGCCGCGACCGCAGCGGGCCGCGCTTCAGCGACCGCACCCTGGACATCGACGTGGTGTACTACGGCGACCTGGTGGTGGCAGGCCCCGGGCACCTGCGCATTCCCCGGCCCGAGCTCAAGCACGCCTTCGTGCTCAAACCACTGGCCGACATCGCGCCGGATTTCATCGACCCGGTCCGCGGCCTCAGCCTGCGGCAGATGTGGCAGGCACACCCGCAGCATGGCGACGTGTTCGATACGGTCGAACTGGCGGACTGA
- a CDS encoding hybrid sensor histidine kinase/response regulator: protein MPNKGTPLGPLRILLVEDSAEDAELLCDQMLEAGLECSFERVDNEPELRTLLAQWTPDIVLSDLSMPGFSGYQALRILRETHPLVPFIFVSGTMGEETAVQALHEGANDYIIKHQPARLPSAVARAIREARREMERLRVEDELMRAQRLESLALLAAGLSHDLRNILQPLLIVPDLIRDRSDDPKVVRLADVIAECGRRGHEMVESMLSFVRGSRLPSERIVLQRLFQGVGMLLKSSLPGNIDLHLEVRDERLAVEGNYTELQQVLLNLALNAIQAMPDGGRLSLVAERVATTDGERLCIRVQDQGIGMDAATVERLFSPFFTTKASGTGLGLVSCKRIVESLDGTIAVSSRPGEGTRFDLLLPLHGAVVEREESAMPVVPAGRGQRILVVDDEATRLSLLGNALASQGYRLRLAADGAAAMRHLQEAGMPDAVLVDSGIPLLSAGQLLTEMHGMGYRGPAIVLEESGNAAFADGGAPTGISVHVLPRPLEMRRVFRVVADALGTG, encoded by the coding sequence ATGCCCAACAAAGGGACGCCGTTGGGTCCATTGCGCATCCTGCTGGTCGAGGATTCGGCCGAGGACGCTGAACTGTTGTGCGACCAGATGCTCGAAGCCGGGCTGGAATGCAGCTTCGAGCGGGTCGACAACGAGCCGGAGCTGCGCACGCTGCTGGCGCAGTGGACCCCGGACATCGTGCTGTCGGACCTGAGCATGCCGGGTTTTTCCGGCTACCAGGCGCTGCGCATCCTGCGCGAGACGCATCCGCTGGTGCCCTTCATCTTCGTCTCCGGGACGATGGGCGAGGAAACCGCGGTCCAGGCGCTGCACGAAGGCGCCAACGACTACATCATCAAGCACCAGCCGGCACGGCTGCCCTCGGCGGTGGCGCGCGCCATCCGCGAGGCGCGGCGCGAGATGGAACGGCTGCGGGTCGAGGACGAGCTGATGCGCGCGCAGCGGCTGGAAAGCCTGGCGCTGCTGGCGGCCGGGCTCAGCCACGACCTGCGCAACATCCTGCAGCCGCTGCTGATCGTGCCGGACCTGATCCGCGACCGCAGCGACGACCCCAAGGTGGTGCGGCTGGCCGATGTCATCGCCGAGTGCGGGCGGCGCGGCCACGAGATGGTCGAGTCGATGCTGTCGTTCGTGCGCGGCTCGCGGCTGCCCAGCGAGCGCATCGTCCTGCAACGCCTGTTCCAGGGGGTCGGCATGCTGCTCAAGAGCAGCCTGCCGGGCAACATCGACCTGCACCTGGAGGTGCGCGACGAGCGCCTGGCGGTGGAGGGCAACTACACCGAACTGCAGCAGGTGCTGCTCAACCTGGCGCTCAACGCGATCCAGGCCATGCCCGACGGTGGCCGCCTGAGCCTGGTGGCCGAACGCGTGGCCACCACCGACGGCGAGCGCCTGTGCATCCGCGTGCAGGACCAGGGCATCGGCATGGACGCGGCGACCGTGGAGCGGCTGTTCAGCCCGTTCTTCACCACCAAGGCCAGCGGTACCGGGCTGGGGCTGGTGTCGTGCAAGCGCATCGTAGAGAGCCTGGACGGCACCATTGCGGTGTCCAGCCGCCCGGGCGAGGGCACCCGCTTCGACCTGCTGCTGCCACTGCATGGCGCGGTGGTGGAGCGCGAGGAGAGCGCCATGCCGGTGGTCCCGGCCGGCCGTGGCCAGCGGATACTGGTGGTGGACGACGAGGCCACGCGCCTGTCGCTGCTGGGCAACGCGCTGGCCAGCCAGGGCTACCGGCTGCGGCTGGCCGCCGACGGTGCCGCGGCGATGCGCCACCTGCAGGAGGCCGGCATGCCGGACGCGGTACTGGTCGACAGCGGCATCCCGCTGCTGTCCGCCGGGCAGCTGCTCACCGAGATGCACGGCATGGGCTACCGCGGGCCGGCCATCGTGCTGGAGGAAAGCGGCAATGCCGCGTTTGCCGATGGCGGTGCGCCCACTGGCATCAGCGTGCACGTGCTGCCGCGCCCGCTGGAGATGCGGCGCGTGTTCCGGGTCGTGGCCGACGCACTGGGCACGGGGTAG
- a CDS encoding TonB-dependent receptor: MRYRKSVLSAAIVTCLSFSAHAQEAGKKEATDLDRVVVTGIRASLQQSLETKRNADAIVDVITAEDVGKFPATNVAEAMTIIPGVTIDRAYGQGEKVSILGTDPALNRTLLNGQSIASGDWNMSDFPTRTFNYSLLAPELVGKVEVFKSPEARIDEGSIGGTVIVSTRKPLDMPEKVSLSGRVSYGRNDRVEKTDPNASAAFAWKNDAGSFGVIVSAQASNESIRRDGIESYGIVRAKDYIAGVGGAPGSVTNLPPDWSKPPVNGVQPTLPATCTGTCAETLYANPNAVGPNSTSAHFFEQQRERKTYSLALQFKPVEQMNIELNALKIDANFDHMAQSMFTHQGNTWNSLKTLSDITVKDGLITSASHKNGLVVFDLQNRRANVESSTYDVKLDWNDERWFASTHIGRTKADGGPKQVFGEFLARTDYTWSIADAPGNPGSVTFTGSNPFLNPDQFQMDGGWGGDPSKPGWNTGWGGNLVEKPTVDKETYGQVDFGIKLDSPVYLVRFGYKQRKHETSQVQQGIGLAAVATYGDAKASQFDPRELPGNYLNGFSGYGDLGKRFTIDGWKLAEYISSGKWLAPWQTMPVVSPFSAEEFARNNWSINEDIGAAYVQADFSFDKLRGNVGVRYVRTDLESGSYECNTGLAGCTKPEWSAEKLAASYDPVVKKNKYNNVLPNLNLVYDATESLVLRASVAKTIARPNYTDISSYLWLSDTALTGGGGNPNLKPYQSTNVDFSAEWYFSENAIVAGSIFYRDVADYILTESTPETHWNQNQNKNDTYLVDRPRNAGDAKIKGYSLAWQQNFGLGFGIVANYTYSDGEATGGRPLPFNSKNQFNISPFFENDTWTARVTYGWRDKYFTNVSAGRQLWTMDYASLDASIAFRINENLSVGLEGMNLLDEQYHSYSGVEQLTRGAYLSGRRYMASLRFAF, translated from the coding sequence ATGAGGTACCGCAAGTCCGTACTGTCCGCCGCCATCGTCACCTGCCTGAGCTTTTCCGCGCACGCGCAGGAGGCCGGCAAGAAGGAGGCCACCGACCTCGACCGCGTCGTCGTCACCGGCATCCGCGCCAGCCTGCAGCAGTCGCTGGAGACCAAGCGCAATGCCGACGCCATCGTCGACGTCATCACCGCCGAGGACGTGGGCAAGTTCCCGGCCACCAACGTGGCCGAGGCGATGACCATCATCCCCGGCGTGACCATCGACCGCGCCTACGGCCAGGGCGAGAAGGTCTCGATCCTCGGCACCGATCCGGCGTTGAACCGCACCCTGCTCAACGGCCAGTCCATCGCCTCCGGCGACTGGAACATGTCCGACTTCCCGACCCGCACCTTCAACTACTCGCTGCTGGCGCCCGAGCTGGTCGGCAAGGTGGAAGTGTTCAAGTCGCCGGAAGCGCGCATCGATGAAGGCTCGATCGGCGGCACCGTGATCGTCTCCACCCGCAAGCCGCTGGACATGCCGGAGAAGGTCAGCCTGTCCGGCCGCGTCAGCTATGGCCGCAACGACCGCGTCGAGAAGACCGATCCCAACGCCTCGGCCGCGTTCGCGTGGAAGAACGACGCCGGCAGCTTCGGCGTGATCGTCTCGGCCCAGGCCTCCAACGAGAGCATCCGCCGCGACGGCATCGAGTCCTACGGCATCGTGCGGGCCAAGGACTACATCGCCGGCGTCGGCGGTGCCCCGGGCTCGGTGACCAACCTGCCGCCGGACTGGTCCAAGCCGCCGGTCAACGGCGTGCAGCCGACGCTGCCGGCCACCTGTACCGGCACCTGCGCCGAAACCCTGTACGCCAACCCGAACGCGGTCGGCCCCAACTCCACCAGCGCGCACTTCTTCGAGCAGCAGCGCGAGCGCAAGACCTACTCGCTGGCGCTGCAGTTCAAGCCGGTGGAACAGATGAACATCGAGTTGAACGCGCTGAAGATCGACGCCAACTTCGACCACATGGCGCAGTCGATGTTCACCCACCAGGGCAACACCTGGAACAGCCTGAAGACGCTGAGCGACATCACCGTCAAGGACGGGCTGATCACCAGTGCCAGCCACAAGAACGGGCTGGTGGTGTTCGACCTGCAGAACCGCCGCGCCAACGTCGAGTCGTCGACCTACGACGTCAAGCTCGACTGGAACGACGAGCGCTGGTTCGCGTCCACCCATATCGGCCGCACCAAGGCCGACGGCGGCCCGAAGCAGGTGTTCGGCGAGTTTCTGGCGCGCACCGACTACACCTGGTCCATCGCCGACGCCCCGGGCAATCCCGGCAGCGTCACCTTCACCGGCAGCAATCCGTTCCTGAACCCGGACCAGTTCCAGATGGACGGCGGCTGGGGCGGTGACCCGTCCAAGCCCGGCTGGAATACCGGCTGGGGCGGCAACCTGGTCGAGAAGCCGACCGTCGACAAGGAAACCTACGGCCAGGTCGACTTCGGCATCAAGCTCGACTCGCCGGTCTACCTGGTCCGCTTCGGCTACAAGCAGCGCAAGCACGAGACCAGCCAGGTCCAGCAGGGCATCGGCCTGGCCGCGGTAGCCACCTATGGCGACGCCAAGGCCTCGCAGTTCGATCCGCGCGAGCTGCCCGGCAACTACCTCAACGGGTTCAGCGGCTACGGTGACCTGGGCAAGCGCTTCACCATCGATGGCTGGAAGCTGGCCGAGTACATCAGCAGCGGCAAGTGGCTGGCACCGTGGCAGACCATGCCGGTCGTCTCGCCGTTCAGCGCCGAGGAGTTCGCGCGCAACAACTGGTCGATCAACGAGGACATCGGCGCGGCGTACGTGCAGGCCGATTTCAGCTTCGACAAGCTGCGCGGCAACGTCGGCGTGCGCTACGTGCGCACCGACCTGGAGTCGGGCAGCTACGAATGCAACACCGGCCTGGCCGGCTGTACCAAGCCGGAATGGTCGGCCGAGAAGCTGGCGGCGTCGTACGACCCGGTGGTGAAGAAGAACAAGTACAACAACGTGCTGCCGAACCTGAACCTGGTGTACGACGCCACCGAGTCGCTGGTGCTGCGTGCGTCCGTGGCCAAGACCATCGCCCGCCCGAACTACACGGACATCTCCTCCTACCTGTGGCTGTCCGACACCGCGCTGACCGGCGGCGGCGGCAACCCGAACCTCAAGCCGTACCAGTCCACCAACGTGGATTTCTCGGCCGAGTGGTACTTCTCGGAGAACGCCATCGTCGCCGGCTCGATCTTCTACCGCGACGTGGCCGACTACATCCTCACCGAGTCCACCCCGGAGACGCACTGGAACCAGAACCAGAACAAGAACGACACCTACCTGGTGGACCGTCCGCGCAATGCCGGCGACGCGAAGATCAAGGGTTATTCGCTGGCCTGGCAGCAGAACTTCGGCCTTGGCTTCGGCATCGTCGCCAACTACACCTACTCCGACGGCGAAGCCACCGGCGGCCGCCCGCTGCCGTTCAACTCGAAGAACCAGTTCAACATCAGCCCGTTCTTCGAGAACGACACCTGGACCGCGCGCGTCACCTACGGCTGGCGTGACAAGTACTTCACCAACGTCAGCGCCGGCCGCCAGCTGTGGACCATGGACTATGCCTCGCTGGATGCGTCCATCGCCTTCCGGATCAACGAAAACCTGTCCGTCGGCCTGGAAGGCATGAACCTGCTGGACGAGCAGTACCACTCCTACTCGGGCGTGGAACAGCTCACCCGCGGTGCCTACCTGAGCGGCCGCCGTTACATGGCCTCGCTGCGCTTCGCCTTCTAA
- a CDS encoding cupin — protein MPDTAINLQEKLARFSEHWSPRVIAEMNDYQFKLAKVLGEFVWHSHADTDEVFIVLAGEMVLEFRDRTVALAAGEMYVVPRGVEHRPVASSECSIMLVEPRGVINTGDAGGAYTAANDVWV, from the coding sequence ATGCCGGACACCGCCATCAACCTGCAGGAAAAGCTGGCCCGGTTCTCGGAGCATTGGTCGCCCCGGGTCATCGCGGAAATGAACGACTACCAGTTCAAGCTCGCCAAGGTGCTGGGTGAGTTCGTCTGGCATTCGCATGCGGACACCGATGAGGTGTTCATCGTGCTGGCCGGCGAGATGGTGCTCGAGTTCAGGGACAGGACGGTCGCACTGGCCGCCGGCGAAATGTACGTGGTGCCCAGGGGCGTGGAGCACCGCCCGGTGGCGTCCAGCGAGTGCAGCATCATGCTGGTGGAGCCGCGCGGGGTGATCAACACCGGCGACGCCGGCGGCGCCTACACCGCAGCGAACGACGTCTGGGTGTAA